A genomic stretch from Falco naumanni isolate bFalNau1 chromosome 4, bFalNau1.pat, whole genome shotgun sequence includes:
- the LOC121086235 gene encoding uncharacterized protein LOC121086235, whose amino-acid sequence MMLTAVVLINLIVIGVVFVSKSLFDVRENVWVTLSRAVNTTTFCASVSTPSVPFLTCLVGVPLNDSDWITLNQSLSQTKITQLARAHKNLETLSCWIVKQANLTSRVLSDLADSLTTVQHAVLQNRMAIDFLLLAHGHGCEDFEGMCCMDLEDNSSSIHKEIKQLMEHSQKIQQDVGFFGLESLANWFGIGGWLKGLLQSVLLIVIIVVIGFICLSCALSCIRKLFERVTGPVFLVQKEKGGIVAEWMKENGHGTMEGLCDTTF is encoded by the exons ATGATGTTAACAGCTGTTGTGTTAATTAATCTTATTGTTATAGGTGTAGTTTTTGTATCTAAATCACTGTTTGATGTGCGGGAAAATGTATGGGTAACCTTAAGCAGAGCTGTCAACACAACCACATTTTGTGCAAGCGTGTCAACTCCTAGTGTACCCTTTTTAACTTGTTTAGTAGGTGTGCCATTAAATGACTCAGATTGGATCACCCTTAACCAGTCTCTTAGCCAGACAAAGATTACCCAATTAGCTCGAG CCCATAAAAACTTAGAAACACTGTCTTGTTGGATAGTTAAACAAGCCAACCTCACCAGCCGGGTACTATCAGACCTAGCTGATAGCCTAACCACTGTTCAAcatgctgttttacaaaatcgCATGGCCATTGACTTTCtattattagcacatggacatgGCTGTGAAGATTTTGAAGGCATGTGTTGTATGGACCTTGAAGACAATTCCAGCTccatacacaaagaaattaaacagttgATGGAACATTCTCAAAAGATTCAACAAGATGTTGGATTCTTTGGCCTAGAAAGTTTAGCAAATTGGTTTGGAATAGGAGGCTGGTTAAAGGGACTTTTACAAAGTGTATTACTTATAGTGATAATTGTTGTCATCGGATTTATATGTTTAAGTTGTGCTCTCTCCTGTATTCGAAAATTGTTTGAACGTGTGACTGGACCAGTTTtccttgtccaaaaagaaaaagggggaattgttgcagaatggatgaaagagaaTGGCCACGGTACTATGGAAGGACTGTGTGATACGACTTTTTGA